From one Brevibacterium sp. 'Marine' genomic stretch:
- the prpB gene encoding methylisocitrate lyase → MLGAQATPAERRATFRELLAGDEIVQFPGAINPINAQLIEQTGFEGVYISGGAFSAAMGLPDIGLTTLTEVADHGRNIARVTNLPTFIDADTGWGEAMNVARTVQEFEDAGISGMHLEDQVNPKRCGHLDGKEVVTAAEMSKRIKAAVKGRRDENFVICARTDSRAGEGLDAAIDRAKAYADAGADMIFPEAMRDLGEFERFASAVDVPILANMTEFGKSELFTTEQLANVGVKLVIYPVTTLRIAMGAIKSGLQTIRDKGTQVDLLEGMQTRADLYDTIDYSAYNEFDAAVFNFSQEGHQ, encoded by the coding sequence ATGCTCGGCGCACAGGCAACCCCCGCCGAGCGCCGCGCCACGTTCCGCGAGCTGCTCGCAGGCGACGAGATCGTCCAGTTCCCCGGCGCCATCAACCCGATCAATGCTCAGCTGATCGAGCAGACCGGATTCGAAGGCGTCTACATCTCCGGCGGCGCGTTCTCCGCGGCTATGGGCCTGCCCGACATCGGGCTGACCACGCTCACCGAGGTGGCCGACCACGGACGCAATATCGCCCGAGTGACGAACCTGCCGACCTTCATCGACGCCGACACCGGATGGGGCGAAGCCATGAACGTGGCCCGCACCGTCCAGGAGTTCGAGGACGCCGGAATCTCGGGCATGCACCTGGAAGACCAGGTCAACCCGAAGCGCTGCGGCCACCTCGACGGCAAGGAGGTCGTGACCGCGGCCGAGATGTCCAAGCGCATCAAGGCCGCCGTCAAGGGACGCCGCGACGAGAACTTCGTCATCTGCGCCCGCACCGACTCCCGCGCTGGGGAAGGTCTCGACGCCGCCATCGACCGGGCGAAGGCCTACGCCGATGCGGGAGCAGACATGATCTTCCCCGAGGCGATGCGAGATCTCGGAGAGTTCGAGAGATTCGCCTCGGCCGTCGACGTGCCGATCCTGGCGAACATGACGGAATTCGGAAAGAGCGAACTGTTCACCACCGAACAGTTGGCGAATGTCGGAGTCAAACTAGTGATCTACCCGGTCACGACTCTGCGCATCGCCATGGGTGCGATCAAATCGGGCCTGCAGACCATTCGGGACAAGGGCACTCAGGTGGACCTGCTCGAGGGCATGCAGACCCGTGCGGACCTGTATGACACGATCGACTACTCGGCGTACAACGAGTTCGACGCCGCAGTATTCAACTTCTCACAGGAGGGTCACCAGTGA
- a CDS encoding bifunctional 2-methylcitrate synthase/citrate synthase: MTEEIKKGLAGVVVDTTAVSKVVQETNSLTYRGYPVQELAAKRSFEDVAYLIWNGELPTEAQLAEFQERERSQREIDSKLVDLILGLPKDCHPMHVVQTAVAYLGAVDPEADTEGAEANLAKAERLYAQLPTIVAIDHRRRHGLDPIAPTKDLGYAANFFKMVFDEVPAEEVVRCFDVSMILYAEHSFNASTFTGRVITSTTSDLYSAVAGAIGALKGPLHGGANEAVMAMLEEVGTADKASAWIDEALAKKAKIMGFGHRVYKNGDSRVPTMRRAFEDMVAVKGANDLLDLYNTFEEDFVGRKGIYPNLDYPSGPAYHLMGFDTDQFTPIFVMARITGWTAHIFEQQANNALIRPLSAYDGEDQREVPDNRG, encoded by the coding sequence GTGACCGAAGAAATCAAGAAGGGCCTCGCCGGTGTCGTGGTCGACACCACCGCAGTGTCCAAAGTGGTCCAGGAGACCAACTCGCTGACCTACCGCGGCTACCCCGTGCAGGAGCTCGCCGCCAAGCGCAGCTTCGAAGACGTCGCCTACCTCATCTGGAACGGCGAACTGCCCACCGAGGCGCAGCTGGCAGAATTCCAGGAACGCGAACGCTCCCAGCGTGAGATCGACAGCAAGCTCGTCGACCTCATTCTCGGCCTGCCCAAGGACTGCCACCCGATGCACGTCGTGCAGACGGCCGTGGCCTACCTGGGTGCCGTCGACCCCGAGGCCGACACCGAGGGCGCCGAGGCGAACCTCGCGAAGGCCGAGCGTCTCTACGCCCAGCTGCCGACGATCGTGGCCATCGACCACCGTCGTCGTCACGGCCTCGACCCGATCGCCCCGACGAAGGACCTCGGCTACGCCGCGAACTTCTTCAAGATGGTCTTCGACGAAGTTCCCGCCGAGGAAGTCGTGCGCTGCTTCGACGTGTCGATGATCCTCTACGCCGAGCACTCGTTCAACGCCTCGACCTTCACCGGTCGCGTCATCACCTCGACCACATCGGACCTGTACTCGGCGGTCGCCGGTGCCATCGGCGCGCTCAAGGGTCCGCTGCACGGCGGAGCGAACGAAGCCGTCATGGCGATGCTCGAAGAGGTCGGCACCGCCGACAAGGCTTCGGCCTGGATCGACGAGGCACTGGCCAAGAAGGCGAAGATCATGGGCTTCGGCCACCGCGTGTACAAGAACGGCGATTCGCGCGTTCCCACCATGCGCAGGGCCTTCGAGGACATGGTCGCCGTCAAGGGTGCGAACGATCTGCTCGATCTGTACAACACCTTCGAAGAGGACTTCGTCGGGCGCAAGGGCATCTACCCGAACCTCGACTACCCCTCGGGCCCGGCCTACCACCTCATGGGCTTCGACACCGACCAGTTCACCCCGATCTTCGTGATGGCCCGCATCACCGGCTGGACCGCTCATATCTTCGAGCAGCAGGCGAACAACGCTCTCATCCGTCCCCTGAGCGCCTACGACGGTGAGGACCAGCGCGAGGTTCCCGACAACCGGGGCTGA
- a CDS encoding enoyl-CoA hydratase/isomerase family protein: MRPDGSYRPVDLEGFDFTVSGGVGTLVIDRTEKRNAISRPMWRALPQIIANVDADDSIGALVITGAGGHFSAGSDIADLNVPLDDFWELNSTAEAALANSRTPTIAAITGNCVGGGTEIAAACDIRIAAPGSIFGVTAAKLGLVYPAGPTKRLARILGDAWARYLLITASIVKFETMAELGFFHEVSDTPSETAQALGERIVGLSRLSQVGAKAILDGDLTEGTRPPRWLDDAYRAEITRGQEAFFAKEPPEFGFTKSAWQNGS, translated from the coding sequence ATGAGACCAGACGGTTCATACCGTCCGGTCGATCTCGAGGGTTTCGACTTCACCGTCTCCGGCGGGGTCGGAACCCTCGTCATTGATCGGACCGAGAAACGCAATGCGATCTCCCGGCCCATGTGGCGGGCGCTGCCGCAGATCATCGCGAACGTCGATGCCGACGATTCGATCGGCGCGCTGGTGATCACAGGGGCCGGCGGACATTTCTCCGCCGGTTCGGACATCGCCGACCTCAATGTGCCGCTCGACGATTTCTGGGAACTCAACTCCACCGCCGAGGCGGCCCTGGCGAACTCGCGGACACCGACGATCGCCGCCATCACCGGCAACTGCGTGGGCGGGGGAACGGAGATCGCCGCGGCCTGCGATATCCGCATCGCCGCCCCCGGATCGATCTTCGGCGTCACCGCAGCAAAGCTCGGACTCGTCTACCCGGCCGGACCCACGAAGCGACTGGCTCGAATCCTCGGTGATGCCTGGGCGAGGTATCTGCTCATCACGGCCTCGATCGTGAAGTTCGAGACGATGGCCGAACTCGGCTTCTTCCACGAGGTCTCCGACACCCCATCGGAGACCGCGCAGGCTCTGGGGGAGCGGATCGTGGGACTGTCCCGACTCAGCCAGGTCGGAGCCAAGGCGATCCTCGACGGTGATCTGACCGAGGGCACACGGCCGCCTCGGTGGCTCGATGATGCCTACCGTGCAGAGATCACCCGCGGCCAGGAGGCGTTCTTCGCCAAGGAACCGCCGGAATTCGGTTTCACCAAATCTGCTTGGCAGAACGGTTCCTGA
- a CDS encoding Ppx/GppA phosphatase family protein, which produces MRLAVLDIGSNSVHLLVVDAHVGAPPLPATSHKEVLRLAEYLSDDGSIDAEGQERLRSFIADAVEIAEDQGAEQILAFATSAVREAPNGVGLIESINAQLGVTLNVMSGRDEARVTFLAARRWFGWSAGKILLLDIGGGSLEIAAGQDEYPQAAVSVPLGAGRTYSDFLPDPVPTADDIHRLRKHARAQIGRIAGDINRVGVPDQVVGSSKTFRSLARIAGAAPSGDGIYAPRKLFRRDLDGIIDTLASRTPEERATLPGVSEARAGQVLAGAIVAEAAFTIFDIGVMNISPWALREGIIMRKLDLLDSAEQSSAMRVEPVAALD; this is translated from the coding sequence ATGCGCCTAGCAGTCCTCGATATCGGCTCCAACAGCGTCCACCTCCTGGTCGTCGACGCCCACGTCGGAGCACCGCCCCTGCCGGCCACCTCGCACAAGGAGGTGCTCCGGCTCGCCGAATACTTGAGCGACGACGGTTCGATCGATGCAGAAGGTCAGGAACGACTGCGTTCCTTCATCGCCGATGCCGTCGAGATCGCCGAAGACCAAGGGGCGGAGCAGATCCTCGCATTCGCCACCTCGGCGGTCAGGGAAGCCCCGAACGGGGTCGGCCTCATCGAATCGATCAACGCCCAGCTCGGGGTCACCCTCAACGTCATGTCCGGCCGTGACGAAGCCCGCGTGACCTTCCTCGCCGCCCGCCGCTGGTTCGGGTGGTCGGCCGGGAAGATCCTGCTGCTCGACATCGGCGGCGGTTCATTGGAGATCGCGGCAGGCCAGGACGAATACCCACAGGCAGCCGTGTCGGTTCCGCTCGGAGCCGGACGCACCTATTCGGATTTCCTCCCTGACCCGGTGCCCACTGCAGACGACATCCACCGCCTGCGCAAGCATGCCCGGGCGCAGATCGGACGCATCGCCGGCGACATCAACAGGGTCGGAGTGCCCGACCAGGTCGTCGGGTCATCGAAGACCTTCCGCTCCCTGGCCCGCATCGCCGGCGCCGCCCCCAGCGGAGACGGAATCTACGCTCCGCGCAAGCTCTTCCGCCGCGACCTCGACGGCATCATCGATACCCTCGCCTCCCGCACACCCGAGGAACGGGCAACCCTTCCGGGCGTGTCCGAAGCTCGTGCCGGTCAGGTGCTGGCCGGAGCGATCGTCGCCGAGGCGGCCTTCACGATCTTCGACATCGGCGTCATGAACATCTCCCCATGGGCACTGCGTGAAGGCATCATCATGCGCAAACTCGACCTCCTCGACTCGGCCGAGCAGTCCTCGGCGATGCGCGTCGAGCCTGTCGCTGCCCTGGACTGA
- a CDS encoding glycerol-3-phosphate dehydrogenase/oxidase: protein MRNGELSPNFRDQALETLKTTSAADPLDVFVVGGGVTGAGSAFDAATRGLKVGVVDAKDWASGTSSRSSKLMHGGLRYLEMLDFKLVAEALKERDLLLQHTAPHLVEPVAFVFPFEHRLIDRAFIGSGVLLYDTMATRPGRKRAVPMHRHLGKKALSAHFPGLADDAAVGALEYYDAKVDDARFVMTLVRSAVSYGAAAANHVSVIGYLHDGDQVTGVHARDEITGEEFDIHARRTILAGGVWTEEQQDLAKADAGLKVLASKGVHITVAEDKIKADPNTGIISKTEKSVLFVIPWEGYWVIGTTDTPWNEDVDAPVATSQDIDYLLEHANAILADKLTRDDVIGVYSGLRPLLQPVVKEGQASTKVSREHTVMEVEPALAAIAGGKFTTYRVMAEDAVDFVLGDDAKDRRSLTESVPLLGAQGVGALRRGQSGIAEKYGWDEDRVKRLIRRYGTLIEELLDLVDEDPELGQPLDGAQRYLRVEAHYAAAAEGAVHLGDILERRMRLNYESRDRGKNAAEAVAAIVAPVLGWDDDRRAAEVEAFKAHVDAQVAAESTDDDASAAALVGATLH from the coding sequence ATGCGAAATGGTGAGCTGTCCCCGAACTTCCGTGACCAGGCTCTGGAGACCCTGAAGACGACAAGTGCGGCGGACCCGCTCGACGTCTTCGTCGTCGGTGGGGGAGTCACCGGAGCAGGATCGGCCTTCGACGCAGCCACCCGCGGACTCAAGGTCGGTGTCGTCGACGCGAAGGACTGGGCCTCGGGAACCTCATCCCGGTCCTCGAAGCTCATGCACGGCGGACTCCGCTACCTCGAGATGCTCGACTTCAAACTCGTCGCCGAGGCGCTGAAGGAACGTGACCTGCTGCTCCAGCACACCGCGCCTCACCTCGTCGAACCCGTCGCTTTCGTCTTCCCCTTCGAGCACCGCCTCATCGATCGGGCTTTCATCGGCTCCGGTGTGCTCCTCTACGACACGATGGCCACCCGACCGGGTCGCAAACGCGCCGTGCCGATGCATCGTCACCTGGGAAAGAAGGCGCTGAGCGCCCACTTCCCGGGACTGGCCGACGACGCCGCCGTCGGCGCCCTCGAATACTATGACGCGAAGGTCGACGACGCCCGCTTCGTCATGACTCTGGTCCGCTCGGCCGTGAGCTACGGGGCCGCTGCCGCCAACCACGTCTCCGTCATCGGCTACCTCCACGACGGCGACCAGGTCACCGGCGTCCACGCCCGGGACGAGATCACCGGTGAAGAATTCGACATCCACGCCCGCCGCACCATCCTCGCCGGAGGCGTCTGGACCGAAGAGCAGCAGGATCTGGCGAAGGCCGACGCCGGACTCAAGGTGCTCGCCTCCAAGGGCGTGCACATCACCGTAGCCGAAGACAAGATCAAGGCCGACCCGAATACCGGAATCATCTCGAAGACCGAGAAATCCGTCCTCTTCGTCATCCCGTGGGAAGGCTATTGGGTCATCGGCACCACCGACACCCCGTGGAACGAAGACGTCGACGCACCGGTCGCGACCTCGCAGGACATCGACTACCTGCTCGAACACGCCAACGCCATCCTCGCCGACAAACTCACCCGCGACGATGTCATCGGCGTCTACTCCGGACTGCGCCCGTTGCTCCAACCGGTGGTCAAAGAAGGACAGGCCTCGACGAAGGTCTCCCGGGAACACACCGTGATGGAAGTCGAACCGGCCCTGGCCGCGATCGCCGGCGGCAAGTTCACCACCTACCGAGTGATGGCCGAAGACGCCGTCGACTTCGTCCTCGGCGACGATGCGAAGGACCGCAGGTCGCTGACCGAATCCGTGCCGCTGCTCGGTGCCCAGGGGGTGGGTGCGCTGCGGCGCGGCCAGTCCGGGATCGCGGAGAAGTACGGGTGGGACGAAGATCGCGTCAAACGTCTCATCCGCCGCTACGGCACCCTCATCGAGGAACTGCTCGACCTCGTCGATGAGGATCCGGAACTCGGCCAGCCGTTGGACGGCGCGCAGCGCTACCTGCGCGTCGAAGCCCACTACGCGGCCGCCGCAGAGGGGGCCGTCCACCTCGGCGACATCCTCGAGAGGCGAATGCGGCTGAACTACGAATCCCGGGACCGGGGAAAGAACGCCGCCGAGGCGGTCGCGGCCATCGTCGCACCCGTCCTCGGCTGGGACGACGACCGTCGGGCGGCCGAAGTCGAGGCGTTCAAAGCCCACGTCGACGCCCAGGTCGCGGCCGAGTCCACCGACGATGACGCCTCGGCGGCGGCCCTGGTCGGTGCGACCCTCCACTGA
- a CDS encoding MIP/aquaporin family protein gives MGTIFLFEIAGTAMLMLLGVGVVANVVLGKTKGNGGGWLLISFGWGLAVFAGVFVAYKTGAHLNPAVTFGILASGADEYAPGIAVTFGHTVAYLAAEMIGAMLGAVLAWAVYKKHYDEEKDAGNILGTFSTGPEIRSYGWNFVTEVIATFVLVFVILLFGKTPHELGPLAVGLLVVVIGASLGGPTGYAINPARDLGPRIVHALLPIPNKGGSDWAYSWVPIAGPLVGGVAAGLASQAFV, from the coding sequence ATGGGCACCATCTTCCTCTTCGAGATCGCCGGAACGGCGATGCTCATGCTGCTCGGCGTCGGTGTCGTCGCCAACGTCGTCCTCGGCAAGACCAAAGGCAACGGCGGCGGCTGGCTGCTGATCTCCTTCGGCTGGGGCCTCGCGGTCTTCGCCGGTGTGTTCGTCGCCTACAAGACCGGAGCGCACCTCAACCCGGCCGTGACTTTCGGCATCCTCGCCAGCGGAGCCGACGAATACGCTCCCGGCATCGCCGTGACCTTCGGTCACACCGTCGCCTATCTGGCGGCGGAGATGATCGGTGCGATGCTCGGTGCCGTCCTCGCTTGGGCCGTGTACAAGAAGCACTACGACGAAGAGAAGGACGCGGGCAACATCCTCGGCACCTTCTCCACCGGCCCGGAGATCCGCTCCTACGGCTGGAACTTCGTCACCGAAGTCATCGCAACCTTCGTCCTCGTGTTCGTCATCCTCCTCTTCGGCAAGACCCCGCACGAGCTCGGCCCCTTGGCCGTCGGCCTCCTCGTCGTCGTCATCGGTGCTTCCCTGGGCGGCCCCACCGGCTACGCCATCAACCCGGCCCGTGACCTGGGGCCGCGCATCGTCCACGCACTGCTGCCGATCCCGAACAAGGGCGGCTCCGATTGGGCCTACTCGTGGGTGCCGATCGCCGGGCCTCTCGTCGGCGGCGTCGCGGCCGGTCTGGCCTCGCAGGCATTCGTCTGA
- the glpK gene encoding glycerol kinase GlpK — MSQEKFILAIDQGTTSSRAIVFNHDGQIVSSGQLEHEQIFPRAGWVEHDPIEIIKNTNEAIGQALTRANINRHQLEGVGITNQRETTVIWNKHTGEPVYNAIVWQDARTQKVCDELAGDEGPDKYKDRVGLPLATYFAGPKAKWIFDNVDGVKEAAAAGDLLFGTMDTWVIWNLTGGVNGGIHVTDVTNASRTMLMNIDSLDWNPEIAADMGIPVEMLPEIRSCSEIYGYGAKNGLIIDTPICGILGDQQAATFGQACFEKGQAKNTYGTGNFMLINTGNEPVASKNGLLTTVAYKIGEDEAVYALEGSVAVTGSLVQWLRDNFGIIKDAPEVETLAKQVEDNGGCYIVPAFSGLFAPHWESDARGVMVGLTRYVNKNHIARAALESVAFQSREVLDSMNLDSGVELTELKVDGGMVANETLMQFQADLLGVPVIRPEVIETTALGAAYAAGIAVKFWNGEDDVKGNWREDKRWNPSMDDETVDRLYRLWNKAVERSKGWVDEDTETLYG; from the coding sequence ATGAGTCAGGAAAAGTTCATCCTCGCCATCGACCAGGGCACCACCTCGTCGCGGGCGATCGTCTTCAACCATGACGGACAGATCGTGTCCTCCGGTCAGCTCGAGCACGAGCAGATCTTCCCTCGCGCCGGCTGGGTCGAGCACGACCCGATCGAGATCATCAAGAACACCAACGAGGCGATCGGTCAGGCCCTGACCCGGGCGAACATCAACCGCCACCAGCTCGAGGGCGTGGGCATCACCAACCAGCGTGAGACCACCGTCATCTGGAACAAGCACACCGGTGAACCCGTCTACAACGCCATCGTGTGGCAGGACGCGCGCACCCAGAAGGTCTGCGATGAGCTTGCCGGGGACGAAGGACCGGATAAGTACAAGGACCGGGTGGGTCTGCCCCTGGCGACCTATTTCGCCGGTCCGAAGGCCAAGTGGATCTTCGACAACGTCGACGGTGTCAAGGAAGCCGCCGCGGCCGGAGACCTCCTCTTCGGGACCATGGACACCTGGGTGATCTGGAACCTCACCGGCGGAGTCAACGGTGGAATCCACGTCACCGATGTCACGAACGCTTCGCGGACGATGCTGATGAACATCGACAGCCTCGACTGGAACCCCGAGATCGCGGCGGATATGGGCATTCCCGTCGAGATGCTGCCGGAGATCAGGTCCTGCTCGGAGATCTACGGATACGGGGCGAAGAACGGACTCATCATCGACACCCCGATCTGCGGCATCCTCGGCGACCAGCAGGCCGCGACCTTCGGCCAGGCCTGCTTCGAGAAGGGGCAGGCGAAGAACACCTACGGCACCGGCAACTTCATGCTCATCAACACCGGCAATGAGCCGGTGGCCAGCAAGAACGGCCTGCTCACCACGGTCGCGTACAAGATCGGCGAGGACGAAGCCGTCTACGCGCTCGAGGGATCGGTGGCCGTGACCGGTTCGCTCGTCCAGTGGCTGCGCGACAACTTCGGCATCATCAAGGACGCCCCCGAGGTCGAGACCCTGGCCAAGCAGGTCGAGGACAACGGCGGCTGCTATATCGTGCCCGCCTTCTCCGGGCTCTTCGCCCCGCACTGGGAGTCCGACGCCCGCGGTGTGATGGTGGGTCTGACGAGGTATGTGAACAAGAACCACATCGCCCGTGCGGCCCTGGAATCCGTGGCCTTCCAGTCCCGCGAGGTGCTCGACTCGATGAACCTCGACTCGGGTGTCGAGCTCACCGAGCTCAAGGTCGACGGAGGTATGGTCGCGAACGAGACGCTCATGCAGTTCCAGGCCGACCTCCTCGGCGTGCCCGTCATCCGTCCCGAGGTCATCGAGACCACGGCGCTGGGCGCGGCCTATGCGGCGGGCATCGCCGTGAAGTTCTGGAACGGCGAGGACGACGTGAAGGGCAACTGGCGTGAGGACAAGCGCTGGAATCCGTCGATGGACGACGAGACGGTCGACCGTCTCTACCGCCTCTGGAACAAGGCCGTCGAACGCTCCAAGGGTTGGGTCGACGAGGACACCGAAACCCTCTACGGCTGA
- a CDS encoding sugar phosphate isomerase/epimerase, producing the protein MSRKSKSQRKVLTTKNSARSNSKRHKEYFDKHDIYEKDAHHVSDNRIRLGLSSSSVSPMTVEETFAQAAKHGYDGVEIMITHNADTRDVDLINGLASDTGLDVLSLHAPTLLFLPRVLHKDHWEKLRITANLAKEVHADTVVLHPPFRWQGEYALGFVDGVRQVAHETGVRLAVENMYPWRAGLREIQVYYPDWNPLDEDYDDLTFDFSHASTAGMNALETVGEIFDQLRHVHLTDGAGSLKDEHLVPGEGTMPVAETLQYLAKHNWKGDVVVEVNTRFVRRQSVREQMLADSIAFAREHLGLEADAPRRNTHSHTRTTEHKPSRSGTSGGES; encoded by the coding sequence ATGAGCAGGAAGTCGAAGTCCCAGCGGAAGGTGTTGACCACCAAGAATTCCGCGCGCTCGAATTCGAAGCGCCACAAGGAGTACTTCGACAAACACGACATCTATGAGAAAGACGCTCATCACGTCTCCGACAACCGGATCAGACTCGGCCTCTCCAGCTCCTCCGTCTCACCCATGACCGTCGAGGAGACCTTCGCCCAAGCAGCCAAACACGGCTACGACGGGGTCGAGATCATGATCACCCACAATGCCGACACCCGCGATGTCGACCTCATCAACGGACTCGCCAGCGACACCGGTCTCGACGTCCTCTCCCTGCATGCCCCGACCCTGCTGTTCCTGCCCCGGGTGCTGCACAAAGACCATTGGGAGAAGCTGCGGATCACCGCGAACCTCGCCAAAGAGGTCCACGCCGACACCGTCGTCCTCCACCCGCCGTTCCGATGGCAGGGCGAATATGCCCTCGGCTTCGTCGACGGCGTCCGCCAGGTCGCCCACGAGACCGGAGTGAGACTGGCCGTGGAGAACATGTACCCCTGGCGTGCAGGCCTGCGCGAGATCCAGGTCTACTATCCCGACTGGAACCCCTTGGACGAGGACTACGACGACCTCACCTTCGACTTCTCCCACGCCTCCACCGCCGGCATGAACGCCCTGGAGACGGTGGGCGAGATCTTCGATCAGCTCCGCCACGTCCACCTCACCGACGGTGCCGGCTCCCTCAAGGACGAACACCTCGTTCCGGGCGAAGGTACGATGCCCGTCGCTGAGACCCTGCAGTACCTGGCCAAACACAATTGGAAGGGCGATGTCGTCGTCGAGGTCAACACCCGATTCGTGCGCAGACAGTCCGTCCGCGAGCAGATGCTCGCCGACTCCATCGCCTTCGCCCGCGAGCACCTCGGCCTCGAGGCTGATGCTCCCCGACGCAACACCCACAGCCACACCCGCACCACCGAGCACAAGCCCTCGCGATCCGGCACATCCGGCGGCGAGAGCTGA
- the proC gene encoding pyrroline-5-carboxylate reductase, with protein MTTIASIGTGNMGTALIQGILSADAGITVRATTNSTASAQRLLHDLPTAAVTSVEDDPEANRRAAAGADFVFLGVKPWMMAATVRELADDLDSNSVLVSMAAGVAAADLAKLAPGNPIVRIMPNTPSAIGHGVIALAPSAEVTAASVDTLRSLLSGAGIVVDLDESQIPAMTGISGSGVAYFFLLAEAMIAAGVKQGLSEDVARQMVVATADGAGRLLTEKPDPAAQRQAVSSKGGTTLAGLQQFLDSGIFDIAEVAAQAAADRSVEMERENSEVING; from the coding sequence TTGACAACCATCGCCTCCATCGGAACCGGCAACATGGGCACGGCCCTCATCCAGGGAATCCTCAGCGCCGACGCGGGCATCACCGTCCGCGCGACGACGAACTCGACCGCCTCGGCGCAGCGCCTCCTCCATGATCTGCCGACTGCGGCGGTCACCTCGGTGGAGGACGATCCCGAGGCGAACCGCAGGGCCGCAGCCGGAGCCGATTTCGTCTTCCTCGGTGTGAAGCCGTGGATGATGGCCGCGACCGTGCGCGAACTCGCCGACGACCTCGACTCGAACTCCGTGCTCGTGTCCATGGCCGCCGGTGTCGCCGCTGCGGACCTGGCGAAGCTCGCCCCTGGGAATCCGATTGTCCGGATCATGCCGAACACTCCGAGCGCCATCGGTCACGGCGTCATCGCGCTGGCCCCCTCCGCCGAGGTGACCGCCGCCAGCGTGGACACACTGAGGTCCCTGCTGTCGGGCGCCGGCATCGTCGTCGATCTCGACGAATCCCAGATACCTGCCATGACCGGAATCTCCGGGTCCGGGGTCGCGTACTTCTTCCTTCTCGCCGAGGCCATGATCGCCGCCGGCGTCAAGCAGGGCCTCAGTGAGGACGTCGCTCGCCAGATGGTCGTGGCCACCGCCGACGGCGCCGGCCGACTCCTGACCGAGAAGCCCGATCCCGCCGCTCAGCGTCAGGCCGTGAGCAGCAAGGGCGGCACGACCCTGGCCGGTCTCCAGCAGTTCCTCGACTCCGGGATCTTCGATATCGCCGAGGTGGCCGCGCAGGCGGCGGCGGACCGTTCCGTGGAGATGGAACGGGAGAACTCCGAGGTCATCAACGGCTGA
- a CDS encoding LuxR C-terminal-related transcriptional regulator, translated as MNAHAKETRALKVETRRLFVEAVDSLHESGTGDVVFGGMVEQGSVAVEAVAGAGKDLLSSLIVSTGRGLGGRAMTEGTPQLTRDYEIDPLITHHYDEEVLGEGIRVLVAVPTLHGGEVTGMVYCGHRADYDAAAPQTGDLVRRVRQLSVDLARLGYRQEPRGPVKEEPLYPDLDPSGREALRHTYAELRAIRSGIVDEETREKLTGVEARLADILSGHNPENFQTPVPAVRLSPRETDILSHVALGWPNARIAEALSLRESTVKSYLNTAMVKLSARTRHEAVSIARSSHVLP; from the coding sequence ATGAATGCGCATGCCAAGGAAACACGGGCACTCAAGGTCGAGACCCGTCGCCTGTTCGTCGAAGCCGTCGACTCCCTGCATGAGAGCGGCACGGGCGACGTCGTCTTCGGAGGCATGGTCGAACAGGGTTCGGTCGCGGTCGAAGCCGTCGCCGGCGCCGGCAAGGACCTGCTCTCGTCCCTCATCGTCAGCACCGGGCGCGGCCTCGGCGGACGGGCCATGACCGAAGGCACCCCGCAGCTGACCCGCGACTATGAGATCGACCCGCTCATCACCCATCACTACGACGAGGAGGTGCTCGGTGAGGGCATCCGCGTCCTCGTTGCCGTCCCCACCCTCCACGGCGGTGAGGTCACCGGCATGGTCTACTGCGGCCATCGCGCGGACTACGACGCCGCCGCCCCGCAGACAGGAGACCTCGTGAGGCGAGTACGACAGCTCTCGGTCGATCTCGCTCGACTCGGCTACCGGCAGGAACCGCGCGGCCCGGTCAAGGAGGAACCGCTCTATCCGGATCTGGATCCCTCGGGACGTGAAGCTCTCCGGCACACCTATGCGGAGCTGCGAGCCATCCGCTCCGGCATCGTCGACGAGGAGACCCGGGAGAAGCTCACTGGCGTCGAGGCGCGCCTGGCCGATATCCTCTCCGGACACAATCCGGAGAACTTCCAAACCCCGGTGCCCGCGGTGCGGCTGTCGCCGAGGGAGACCGACATCCTTTCGCACGTCGCCCTGGGATGGCCGAATGCCCGCATCGCCGAGGCGCTGTCGCTGCGCGAGTCGACGGTGAAGTCCTATCTCAATACGGCGATGGTCAAGCTCTCGGCACGGACCCGGCATGAGGCCGTGTCGATCGCCCGCTCGTCCCACGTCCTCCCCTGA